The genomic stretch TAAGACCTCTTTCATGATAGTTTAGTTTTATCATAACAGATAATAGTGTCTGTTTTCAAGTTGCTGTTTAATGGTCCAAAGATTCATGCAGATATTTATCTGTGGGTGGTGGCTGTGCCCAGAACTCTACCTACGGCGACCTTTCCAAACTCATGCTTCATCAAGGCTTGATAATCTGTTGGAAGCAAAAGCTAAGGAAGGGGTTCAGGTAACTTTTAATTGGAACTTTTTTTACAATGTCTTGTCAATTTTATCCAAGACACTAACTTACTGAATTACCTTTCTTATTAACTAATTGAAAATTTTGAACTGTGAAGAGATGATTATGGCCATCCCTAAGATTTTAGTATGATGTTACTTTGTTGGCTCTCAGTTATCTTATTTTCCTCTGTTTTTTGCTTTAATAATGGCATATTTCATATTCCTCAGATATAATAATGGCTACTTTTTCCCTTCTATTATTCCTAAATTATTTTCTACAACAAAGCGTCTTCTAATTAATTTTGTGTGTATGGCAAGAGGATTTGAACATTGAATACATCTCTTTGTAGTATCCATTGGTTGTGGGGGGTTTGCATTACTTTTTTGCTCATTTTCTTATTATCCTATACTTTCATGTAGGTATAACCAAGTTAAActttttgtctatttttcttctctttattttctttttgaagaatttttctGTCAAAAATATTTGAGTCATTGTTATGGGTATACAAGGACACTTCAAAAAAATGTCTGAGACTATTTAAGATATGTATGTATTGATGCTTATTAAACAATGTAGTTGATCCCACATAGTGGGACAGGGTTTGGTTGTTGGTGTTGTCAAACAATGTGATGCTTAAAGTCCTGATAGGGCGCTTTAAATTAAGCTGTGTCACAGTATCTATTAGCTATAACCAAGTTAAAgtttttgtctatttttcttctatttctttaCTGTTGCACCTTATTAGtacaattttttcttttaaaaaagtaTTCGAGTCATTGTTATGGGTATGAAACATGGACACTTAACAAAATTCTGTCAGTAAACTCCCCTCTCCTGGTAGAACAGGTGGCtctttaatattttgtttgtttgttgagACTGGTTGAAGGTATACACACAGACACAGCTaaataatttaatcttatatacATGTTTATGGTTTCAGAATGTAGAGAAGCCAAAAGGTAAATAAATTGAATTGTTTAATTACTTAAATGTTTACCAGTCCAGTCACCTGAAGATCAATATTTCATGAAGGATCTAAGTTCCTTGTGTGCCATCTAGTTGAAATATACTGAATTGCTTTATTTCCATGGAAGTGTCGAGATTTGCATgaatgctcttttttttttttatttgtttacagATTTACATTCTTCTCTACAAAGAGGTGGCTCTTGCTTTGAAAATCAACAGTGTCTATAGCAAGAAAAAGCTTCTTAGCATTCATGAGAATGTGAGGGTATTACGCTATCCTGACCACTTTTCTACTGGTGTTTACCTGTGGTATGAAATCACCgaaaactttatttttctttGGTTTTATGAATAAGAGCATATGCTGTTAGAATATGAAAAATATCGCATAATATTTGGGTTGTTGCTTggcattttttaattaaatatcttCTGTTTTCTCCTAAAATTTATTACCATACTTGTTTATGTTTGATATTAGAGCCTGTATCATCCTCCATGACCTATCATGCACTATACCGCTAGCTAACGAGTTCCCTAAAGTCTTGaaataaactaataattttaTGAGGAGTACTAGCAACATTCTCTCTAACACGTAGGCTCCACATAAACTTAAGTGAGACCCATATGAATTTCAACTAATACAAGAGTGTCTGTTGCTAGaatacttttaattttattattcccATGATTCTTTTCTTCTCTTCAGTGGTGAAAAAATTCAGGCCATCCTTAGCTTCTGGCTATCTTAGAAGAAGTTTGACCTTGGCAATCCCAAATGAAACTATCATAGATTTTGCTTGGTATCTGATATTCTAGAATATTTATGAATAAGTTGTGATTCATATAAGCCCCCCATCCCCCCATTGTGAATCACAATgcttcaaaatattatttttgggaTATTTGGAGAAGTTTTAGTTCTTGTCATTTATAACTGCTTTCCAGGAAATGTTCACTAGTGCTCATTTTGTAGAGTTTATTCTTTCTTGGTTATGTAACATTCAAGTCAACTCTAAAAATGATTTGTGGAGCGTATATTATATCTTTCTTACCAAGGGTTCATTTGCAACAAGCTCAAAGCTTATTAAGCTTTCGCTTGAGGAGGAATTTTATATGTTAGAACGTGGAACAAATATCTCAAGATTTCTGAATTGTAGTATTGTAGCAAATCTTAGATTGTCTCTTAGGATTGACTTTATATATCTTtaagtttcatgatttgtttCCTTATATATTTTAAGATTAGGTACTTTTTAATCCCGGTAAAATCATGACCATCCAACTTTTATCTCTTAAAATTTTGTTCGTTTTTAGTCTCTGCATTTAACAAAAACTACTTGTTTTAGTTCCTTTGCTGGGACTGTGGTATTTTATAGGCATTAAGCATTTTTACATGAACTAAAAATGAATGATCTTGATTTTGTTGGAATTAACCTCATATTTAACCCTTTGCTTAATTTAGGATTTGTATGAATTTGGGTTAGTGCTTAGGCTCCTGTATCACGAAAGACTATAATCACCATTCAAAGTCATTCTCCCTTGTCTTCCTTCCTTTTCTCCTTTCTTCCTTGTTTAAAACCTTATAACTTCAATACACATATTCACCAACATACACATAACACATGTATGTCTATATGTGTGTTTGTTAGTCTGTGGGTATGTAAGTATCTGTGTGTGTTAGCCTTGTGAGTATGTGTGTGATAGTTTGGTGTGTGTTATTTGTCAGCCTTGTGAGTATGTGTGTGATAGTTTGGTGTGTGTTATTTGTCAGCATATATCAATTATGCTACACTTTTTTGTTTCTTATTTCTGCTTACGAATATACACAGGTCACACCATGAAAAACTTGTCATTGTTGATAATCATATTTGCTTCATCGGGGGACTGGATTTATGCTTTGGTCGATATGACTCGCCTGAGCATAAGGTGGGAGATATCCCTCCACTAATTTGGCCTGGAAAGGACTATTACAACCCaaggtaaattttttgaatagaAAATAAAATCACCTAAAAGCTTTATGCAAGAGTCCACTTGGCCATGCCTGAAATTGCTAAAAGTTTcatataaaattttagaaaaaaaaaacacttttactATTTCGAAGTGTTTTGAGAAACACTATAAAAATTGTATGTGACACTAGAAGGCTGGAAGCAAACTATCAGCTGTTAAGGAAAAGATATTGTTGCTTCTATTAAGGGATGTGTCGATCATCATTACTTTGTCATAGATCAACTCCTGCTGAACATTATTCATATATTCATTGCATTTTCAATTTTTATAGAGAATCTGAGCCAAATTCATGGGAAGACACcatgaaagatgaattggaacgTGAAAAATATCCTCGTATGCCTTGGCATGATGTTCATTGTGCCCTTTGGGGACCACCTTGTCGTGACATTGCTAGGCACTTTGTTCAGCGATGGAATTATGCTAAGGTTAGACTTATTGTACAATTGCATTGAAGTCTTGAGGCATTCTGATCCTTTTCCGATGTTACTGatagaaattaattaattaaatttttacatCAGAGGAACAAAGCTCCATATGAGCAAACAATACCACTACTCATGCCTCAACATCATATGGTTATTCCCCATTACTTGGGAAGCAGTGAGACACCGATCGAAATTAAAAACACTGTCAATGATAGAGCCCTCAAGAGAGAAGATTCATTTTCCTCATCTTCCCAAGACCAAGATATTCCTCTACTCCTGCCTCAAGAGCCAGGTGGGTTGGATGATCCTGAAGGAGACCCAAAACCAAATGGGCTAATCTCCTTTCTACATCACCTTGACAAGCCTAGAAGGATCAGCAGTGGCCTTCCTTTCTCATTCAGAAGATCCAAAGTTGCAGCAGTTGGTCCGGATACACCAATGAAGGGTTTTGTTGATGATCTTGACTCTGTGCATTGTCATGAGAAAACTGCTCATGATAGAGTGGCTCACGTTGATTCACAAAATACAGATCTTGAATGGTGGGAAACACAAGAACGGGGTGATCAGGGAGGTTTTGCAGATGATTCTGGACAAATTGGTCCTCGAGCTTCCTGCCGTTGCCAGGTACACTGTTTCCATAGTGATGAAGTCTCTGTGACCTACTTAATTATATCTGTTCCAATGACTTATGCATTTGTTTTATCTGTGATATACCTTTTATATGATCATCTCATCAAGAGGTTCTTTATAGTGTGTAACAAATGCTGgttttgtaattaaaaaaatttatggaTTGAAACCAGATGTTTTATTGCAGCTCTTCCCTTTGATAATATTTTTTTGCGACATACATTCTAGGATCCACAGGAAGTGATATTTCATATATTGCTGGAAAATTGTCTTTAAGATGGGGCATTATTATCATCTAATTGCTTTTGTTATTTTCTTGTTATTTGTgtcctgtttttttttttttttttacactgGCTGCTGTATTTTCTACCATTGAAAAATAGACTTTAATTGATAGGTTATTAGGAGCGTAAGTCAGTGGTCAGCTGGAACAAGCCAAACTGAAGAGAGCATCCACAATGCTTATTGCTCCCTCATTGAGAAATCTGAATACTTCATCTACATTGAGGTATTGACTAAACTTCTGCCTTCAATGTGATACAGTTTTTGAAGACTGACGGGTGTTTCAAATGATCATACCAAAAGTGGTTTTGCtttgttattattataactatatataattataacaataaaaCATATCTGGAAGGTGGCAATTTGGATTGAAAATAAGTACAAAAGAGTAGGGGTGATTATTACTTGAATGACCGTACAAGTAtttagttttgaactaaaatactTGTTCTAAGCAATTTGAAACTCTTGAGTTTCTGCATAATATCCCCGTTCTTAGGATTTGGCTCCAGTATTTTTAGATGCTCTTGTTCAAGATGATAATTGCATTTCATGCTTAAATGACCGTGGCATTTGTTATGCTACTTTATTTGCTTGCTTCTGCAGCTCATTTTAGACATTATTCACTGAAAGAACTTAATTTCTTTTCAGTATTAGTACTGGCTTTTCTGGTTTTGATTCAATATAGCCCGCTTATATAATCTTATATAAAGTTATGCTCTGATTATAGAAAGGGTTTTACATCTCTTAATCTTAACTCTGCTTTGTTTATCTTCTTACTATGCTATAGTAGTCTTTCTGAGTTTTGAGATGATTGGTTTTTTCAAATTTAAGTTTACAAGTTTTCAACTTCTTTTCAGAAGGAAAATTGACCTTTTTTTAAATAATGGTTGGGATCATGTTTGGAAATATTAAGTTAATCCAATATTATTGAATTTAGATAAtcataattgcttatgaatttaattgatatacacTGGTggtgtaaagcagttttacaccGTCAGTTAATCATAACCGTCAGGTTTTTATAACTGTTTGACTTTTGTTTTAATCACATTCAAAGTATTACATAGGAGTGGTTGTGATGTATTgattgtgtaaaaaaatttacaccgAGAGTGCATATCAATTTATCTCAAATATTTACAGGAAATTCTTTATTGTTGAACAAACCAAATTTAAGTTTgaattagtttattattattgttatatggATTTATGCAATGAATTATGTATTTTACTGCTTTTAATTTGTTTTGAAACTTGATAAACACCACATCAGTTTCAGATTTTAAAAGAGAAAAGTCTCATACCTGAAATTATTTGGACCTTTTCTTTGCAATGCTTTAGTTTTAAGACAGTTGATTTAGATGATCAGCTTTGTTATTTTAATAATGATTCCAATCTTCCTACAACTTGTAAAATACATTATGTGCTGCATTTCATGGACATGGTAATAGATATTCTGCTCATATTCTGCTCCTACCCCCTTTAAATTTTTATGCTTCTAAATTTTCAAGCTGCTGTGAAAAAATTTCTAGCGTAAATGATAAAAGGTTTTTCTAGCTTAAATGATAAAAGGTTTTTCTAGCTTATAGGGATGTAATTCGTTATCTCTTCCTAAATCTGTTCTGGACATTCTCTGACCTCTCTATTTTATCTTTGGGAACTTGTTCCAGAATCAGTTTTTTATCTCAGGTCTTTCTGGAGATGATATGATACGTAATCGTGTGTCAGAAGCTTTATATCGGCGGATTAAGCGAGCTTATAATGACAAAAAAACTTTCAGGGTTATAGTCGTCATACCACTCCTTCCTGGATTCCAGGTtctaattaatttctttttattttttcaacaataaaaaatattgcTATTGCATGAATTTTGGACTTACTTCTCTGTTATCTAGGGGGGGCTTGATGATGGTGGGGCAGCATCAGTGAGAGCTATAATGCATTGGCAGTATCGAACCATTTGCAGAGGGCAGAATTCTATCATACATAATCTTTATCAGCTTCTTGGTTCCAAAGTACATGAATACATCTCCTTTTACGGCTTGAGGAATTATGGTAAACTCTCTGATGGTGGTCCTGTGGCAACCAGCCAGGTAATTTTTTACATCTATGGACTTTTGCCTGAGCAGCTCTGGTCAGCTTAATGACGGACACTTTTTTGCAGGTGTACGTCCACAGTAAAATCATGATTATTGATGATTGTATAAGTTTGATTGGATCTGCTAATATTAATGATAGGAGCTTACTCGGCTCCCGGGATTCTGAGGTACAGTTCCGAGCCTTTTTCCTTAAACATACTCTAAAAGTCTGGTTGGTTTTTTTCGGTTTTATTTCTGATTAACTCCCAAGATATCTCTTATTTCGTGCGCCCTTGTTGTAACAATTTTTATCAATGGTAATTCTTAGATCATAGAAGCAACATAATTAATATCTAGTTAGCTTTTTCTCTTTTctacaaatttaaatatttatgttcATTTATTACTTTGAATTTCTTTCACAATATTACTCCTTCCATTTCACTAAGCATTTATAACAATGACTTGATAATTCAGTAAACTTAGTCCACTCATTAGGtaatttattgtttttcttaaatatttgtGAAAAACCCTTAGACAACGCTTAATTAGTAATAGTTTTTTACTCAGGCCTAACTCATTCATACAAAATCAGTTTGTAAAGCACAATATACCATTTTTTATCAACTCTTTTCaggcatttttttcaatatgggACTTAGGTTTTTTCAGTGTGAGTGTGGGGCTTGGTGTGTGGATAATTTGGTGAGTGGTTCGAAATTCTTATGGATAGAATCTGATACTATATTAGATTTTCATGTTGGAACTAAGTAATTCTTACAAAACTGACTTGTAAGATGAAGAGTGTCACTCTATAAATTCTTTTTTGGATCTTATCTTTTTTCAACATGTAACTAGTGAAAGAATAATTTCAACTAACTAGTAATCATTATATAGCCAACTTCCCTTTTCCCCAATAAGTGctgttaattattatttttacatttgaaaatatttaatttgacCTTTTAAATTATATATGAATTCATAACTGTTGTATCACCTTCTGTCCTTTTAACTGTACCACATATGGATTTCAGATTGGTGTAGTTATAGAAGACAAAGAGTTGATTGATTCATATATGGATGGAAAGCCTTGGAAGGCAGGGAAGTTTTCTTTGAGTCTCCGATTATCGTTATGGTCTGAACACTTAGGTCTCCCCACAGGAGAGGTTAGTAATTTACCTTTTTCGGAGTTTAGTTGTTTCGTGTGCCTGATTAGTAATGATTACCTTATTATATCTAACTCAGGTCAATCAAATAATGGACCCCGTTATTGAGTCTACATACAAGGATATTTGGATGGCAATAGCAAAGGTAATTATTTTATGAGATGATTTGAATTGTTTGAGAGATTACTCTCAACCTTGCTATTTATAACCAAGTGATAACaatcaaatatataattaaatacctTAGTTATAGGGATAAAACCAACAAACCTAACCGTATAGAGATATTTACTCAATAGAACATGATTAAATCATATTACATTATCATGTTTTTCAGTTTACTGGATACCTCTTTAGATCTCAATGCTTATGAATAACTAAATAAGAAACAATACTTCAAGTTATAATACTGATAATTATCGGTTGAATTTGTGATTATGTGTAAAAGATGAGAGACAAATATTATTGATTGAGTAATGACTATTGACTTGATACAAAAGATTTAATACTAATCTTTATTTATATGGATAGATAGACTCAATCCTAAATCATGAACAAATCACGATAATAATAGCTAATATCAATCTGATACTTCGAAAtactttaaatttatataaaagatattataaaatattttttagtattcTAACATTGGATGGATATGTTTTGCAGACAAATACTGCAATTTATCAGGATGTATTCTCCTGTGTACCTAATGATCTGATACACACTAGGTATGTTGGTGTAATTATTGTACATTTTTACTCTCTAGGTAAGTTTTTTCTGTTGTCTTGTCCTAACATACATCATAAACCTTTTGTATCCGCAGACTGGCTTTCAGACAAAGCGTGGCTTTATGGAAAGAAAAAATTGGACACACTACAATTGATTTAGGAATAGCCCCAGAAAAACTAGAATCCTATCAGGATGGAGATATCAAGAACACTCATCCCATGGAGAGATTAGCATTAGTAAAGGGTCATCTTGTTTCTTTTCCCTTGGAATTCATGTCTCAGGAAAGTCTAAGACCTGCCTTTAATGAAGGCGAATACTATGCTGCTCAAGTTTTCCATTGAATACATTGTCGAGTACACAGCATCTTATTTTTTATACGGGAGATTTGTAATTAATTATTTGCAGAGTTTCTTTTTATCATAATTCTGCAAATGAGTTGGGAAATTGGAGTAGGGGGTCATGATGTGCAGAGAAGGACAAAGTTGGGAGGGTGAGAGAATGGAGAAGATGTTGGAGAGCAACAGAGAAATTAAGTGAGCAACCAAGAGGATAGAGGTCGGAGAGAAGTGAGTGCTTGAGAGATTCAAATCCATATTCTTGTAGAGAATGTATCTGTAACTGGTTCACTGTAAAAATCCATCTGTTCACATTTTATAGAggaaataaatcaaatcaataatATATGCTGATTACTTTCCATTATATCCATGTTGTTTGTTCTTTTGTGTTTCCTGCTCCTTTTTCTGGAAGTTTTGTATTATTCTTAAATAGAAGCTATATTCAATCATGCATGGATGTGTATCAAAAgtatgtttttctttttaaaattggaTACTCCATTTGGTTAGTAAACTTTGGAGATTGTGAATGAATCAGGTTTATTTGCAATAACTTAGGGTAAAGGAAGTCATGGATTTGTATGATATGTGCATCAGAGGAGTAAGTATCGTCTCCTTTTCTACCCGTAGCAAAGATGTTACGCAAAGTAACACTTTATTAGCCATAACTTTGCGGTGAAGGAAAGCATTCGGAAGTGAAGTTGAGTTGTTTCTTCATATGAGTGAACTAATAAAATAAccattaattttatattaaacaaaTTTAATGATTATGATTGATTGTGGATGATCTACTATTTAAATAATATGAAAAGAAACAATTATTTATGCTTATATTATATactaacatatatttttaattagaacTTCAATATTTATCACAAATAACAAGAACAGTTTTTTTTATTACTGTTTTATCCTCAACCTtcaattttcattaatttatgaAATGGTTGGTGTTTTAATCTATGACTTAGGCTGGAATATTAGAATCTCCACTCTTTAAAAGAATGCCGCCTTTGAAATTCACACTTCTCTTGCACCACTTGCACAACTTATTTGCCTTAATACCAAACTTACATACTTCGTTGACTGATTTTAACTAGTCTTATGAGGGTTCTCGAGTTCCACCTTTATGTATCTGTAAACTCATTTCACTTCATGACTCTCCTCTATTTGATTTCATTTTAGCAATTTGATCACTTCCCACATTTCATGACACATTGTTGTACAATTATGAATATATTCTTGAGTCTTTGATATAATGTGTCCTAAGTTATTCTCCATAGTCGGCACATTAAGTTCTCTCCTCTGATGTTGTGGTAGAGTCTAACATCTGGTTAATCCCGATCCATATGTTCTAACTTGGACCAATCACTAATCGATTAGGCCCATTCAACTAACTTCTTAACTTCCCTAATAAAATCCAATCAATTCACCACGAGTCTTCCTTCTAGTTCGATAAAGTTATCAAAACCTAGGTTATATTACCCCTCATATGCTTTTTAAGTATTCACGGTCGATCCTGAACTAATTCTTCTTTTGTAGTGCCTAATTCCAAAGTCCTCAAGTCAAGTGCTCATATTATGACGTTTTTTTTGTATTGTTACCGAACATACATTGCATCCGTTGACATATGGTATACGAGTCCATCTTTATAGCCTTCTGTCAATCATGCAGTCACATATCTTAATGGCCTCAGAATTTCTCTTATCTTGTTATAGGGTTAATAAAC from Vicia villosa cultivar HV-30 ecotype Madison, WI linkage group LG4, Vvil1.0, whole genome shotgun sequence encodes the following:
- the LOC131595226 gene encoding phospholipase D zeta 1, which codes for MATEKLMAGGGPRYVQMKSSPPSSPPTADISSSLSFRHSAAGDMFRIFDELPKATIISVSRPDPSDISPMQLSYTIEVEYKQFKWELVKKAHQVFILHFALKKRVFIEEIHEKQEQVKEWLHNLGIGEHATMEQDDDEGDDETVPLQTDESAKNRDVPSSAALPIIRPALGRQHSIADRARSAMQGYLNHFLGNISIVNSPEVCKFLEVSMLSFSPEYGPKLKEEYVMVKHLPKIKKDEDSRKCCLSDCFNCCNDNWQKVWAVLKPGFLALLAHPFDKQPLDIIVFDVLPGSDANGDGRLSLAIEMKERNPLRHSFKVTCGIRSIRIRSKSSSKVKDWVAAINDAGLRPPEGWCHPHRYGSFAPPRSLNEDDSQAQWFVDGQSAFEVIASSIEDAKSEIFICGWWLCPELYLRRPFQTHASSRLDNLLEAKAKEGVQIYILLYKEVALALKINSVYSKKKLLSIHENVRVLRYPDHFSTGVYLWSHHEKLVIVDNHICFIGGLDLCFGRYDSPEHKVGDIPPLIWPGKDYYNPRESEPNSWEDTMKDELEREKYPRMPWHDVHCALWGPPCRDIARHFVQRWNYAKRNKAPYEQTIPLLMPQHHMVIPHYLGSSETPIEIKNTVNDRALKREDSFSSSSQDQDIPLLLPQEPGGLDDPEGDPKPNGLISFLHHLDKPRRISSGLPFSFRRSKVAAVGPDTPMKGFVDDLDSVHCHEKTAHDRVAHVDSQNTDLEWWETQERGDQGGFADDSGQIGPRASCRCQVIRSVSQWSAGTSQTEESIHNAYCSLIEKSEYFIYIENQFFISGLSGDDMIRNRVSEALYRRIKRAYNDKKTFRVIVVIPLLPGFQGGLDDGGAASVRAIMHWQYRTICRGQNSIIHNLYQLLGSKVHEYISFYGLRNYGKLSDGGPVATSQVYVHSKIMIIDDCISLIGSANINDRSLLGSRDSEIGVVIEDKELIDSYMDGKPWKAGKFSLSLRLSLWSEHLGLPTGEVNQIMDPVIESTYKDIWMAIAKTNTAIYQDVFSCVPNDLIHTRLAFRQSVALWKEKIGHTTIDLGIAPEKLESYQDGDIKNTHPMERLALVKGHLVSFPLEFMSQESLRPAFNEGEYYAAQVFH